Proteins encoded together in one Prevotella scopos JCM 17725 window:
- a CDS encoding phosphatidate cytidylyltransferase — MSDKLKNLIVRAVTGVFFVTVMVLGILHPHALIALFALITGLSIWEYTGLVNNIKGVKVNRFISTIIGVYFFLAVAGLRLTPVEGFVVFVPYILSILYLLISELYLKNENPINSWAYTMLGQMYIAMPFSMINVLAFQQVKPGQVTFDYLLPLSIFIFLWTNDTGAYLCGSLLGKHKLFPRISPKKSWEGSIGGGILVLIVAGVIGYFANIGATPHMLSIPGWVGLGLVVVFFGTWGDLVESLLKRTLGVKDSGNILPGHGGMLDRFDSSLLAIPAAVVYLYTLTLFN; from the coding sequence ATGAGTGATAAACTAAAGAATCTGATTGTCAGAGCCGTTACTGGCGTATTCTTCGTCACCGTGATGGTGTTGGGCATCCTTCACCCTCACGCCTTGATTGCACTTTTCGCACTCATCACGGGTCTTTCCATCTGGGAATACACTGGATTGGTGAACAACATCAAGGGAGTAAAGGTAAATCGCTTCATCTCAACCATCATAGGAGTCTATTTCTTCTTGGCGGTTGCAGGTCTGCGTCTGACACCAGTTGAGGGCTTCGTGGTCTTTGTACCCTACATTTTGTCAATTCTCTACCTATTAATTTCAGAACTATATCTGAAAAATGAGAACCCTATCAACAGTTGGGCATACACAATGTTGGGACAGATGTATATCGCAATGCCTTTCTCAATGATCAACGTATTAGCTTTCCAGCAGGTTAAACCAGGACAGGTGACCTTCGACTATCTCCTTCCATTGAGTATTTTCATCTTCCTTTGGACTAATGATACAGGTGCTTATCTCTGTGGTTCACTCCTCGGAAAGCATAAGCTCTTCCCCCGTATCAGTCCCAAGAAGAGTTGGGAAGGAAGCATTGGTGGAGGAATTCTCGTTCTGATTGTGGCTGGTGTCATCGGCTATTTTGCAAACATCGGGGCTACACCTCACATGTTGAGCATTCCTGGATGGGTAGGACTTGGACTCGTCGTAGTGTTCTTCGGAACATGGGGCGACCTTGTTGAGAGCCTTCTCAAGCGTACACTCGGTGTGAAGGACAGTGGTAATATCCTACCGGGACATGGTGGTATGCTCGATCGTTTCGACTCATCACTCTTAGCAATACCAGCAGCTGTCGTGTATCTTTATACATTGACACTCTTCAATTAA